GGTTGTGCCGGCGGTGAAGGTACGACAGCCTTTCCTCATCGCAGGCCAGCTCAAGCCCGCCCACGCGTTTGAGGATCCACTGCCCGTCAACCGTGGCGCCGTCCAGTTTGTCCAGCGTTCGTCTGGCCAGCTCTGACATTACCGATGAGCCGGTCGTTTGGAACGCAAAACCTGGCGCGTGCGAGGAAGATCCCCCGGTGCGGTAAAGAGGCCCTTGGTCCACCACAGTGACACGGGACATGCCGCGCTGGGTAAGGTCATCTGCCAGGGCTGCGCCGACGACGCCTGCACCGATGATCAGGATCCTTGTGTCTGCTTCAAGCCGAGTGATGGCCACGTATTCTCCCTTACAGTCGGAGACCTCAGCGTCTCCGGATAAAATGTGAGCCGGCTTCGGGACGCGGGATAGGATCCTCGTCAGCGAAGCCGGGGCTGGCACCTTAGACGGGCCAGCCCCAGCAAGATGTCCCCCCAGTGATATGTGATCACAAGTTTCTCGGCAACAGGTTACAAGCGGGGATCCCAATCACACAAGAGTTATCCGAAAAATTTCCACTTGCTTGTCCGCGTGCACACGGCAGCAGTCAGCCTGCTCCTACCGTTTGCCACTTTCTAGGTGGCGGTGGCGCCATGGTCGGCGCTCGGATAGCCGCCATGACCGCGGCAGACACAACCCATATAACCCCTATCGCCGAGACGGCAACTGCGCAGCCACGGCCGGTCGCAGAGGCGGCCACGGCCAGGCCAGGGAGACGAAATTAAGCGGCATGGGGATCTGCCCGGGGAATCCCGTTGCCCCCCATGCCACCGCCGTAAGCACCCTGGAAGCCGCAAACAAAAACAGCGGGCGGCATGCCCTGCCCAAGGCAGCACCTGCTGCCGGGGCCGCGAGACACTGGGCCCCGGGGAGGCGGCAGCCAGCGCACCCCCGACAGCAACATCGTCTAGTTGCTGCACGGCCAGGACGGGGATCGCCACAGCCGAGCCGGCTACGGCCGTCGGGGCGGGATTGAAGCGGCAAGATAGCCAAGCCCACTCATTCTTCGCAGAGACCGTCTTTCAACGAATAAGGGCCTGCGCTCGGACGCCAGGTCGGCGTACGTAGGGGTGGGCGCTCGGCTCCGAGCTGGGGATGCTTGAAATAAAGGAGCATCACCGGGGGGAGCGCGTCCACTGAAAGGCACTGGCATCATGCGCCCACGCCTTCTATGGGTCACCGCAGAGACGATTTACACGGGCGTTACACCCCAGCATTGACCTGATATGTGATCACAGGCTAGGTTTGGTGATCGGGGCCACAAGGTCCACACAATGCTGCGAGTCCGGCAAGACGCTCTGACGAGCCCCATCTGACCTTTCACGAACACTTCCCTCCCTCAAAGGCGGAGGAGAAACGCATGTCATCATCACTGAGCGCAAGGAGCCACCGGTGTCTTCTATAAAGACCACAACACCAGCTACAGACGATGCAGCCACCATGACCTTCAAGCGCCGCTTCCTGACCAAGCTGACCGCAGTCCTGGTCGGAGGGATGTTCCTGGACGGCTACATTCTTGGAATCATTGGCACAGTGATTGGCACCATCGCCACGGAACTGAGCTTCACGCCGATGTGGGAGGGCCTGATCGTGGCCTCCTCGCTGCTCGGCATCTTGGTCGGCTCACCTATAGGCGGCTGGCTCGGGGACAAGTTCGGCCGCAAGCCGCTGTTCATGATTGACATGGGAATCTTCGTCGTCGGCTCGGTTCTCCAGTTCTTCGTCCACGACCCAGGGCAGCTCTTCGTCGTCCGGCTGCTGATGGGAATCGCAGTTGGCGTTGAATACTCCGTTGGCTGGCCGCTGATGTCCGAATTCGCGCCCGCCAGGTTGCGGGGACGACTGATGGGCCTGACCCTGGTCGCCTTCTATGTCGGTTTCATGGTCGCCTTCATTGTGGGCTACGTGCTGACCACTGCCGTCTCCGTGGACTGGCGGATCATCCTCGGCTCGAGCACCCTTCCTGCAGTGATTCTGTTCTTCGCCCGCTTCGGCCTGCCTGAATCACCACGCTGGCTGTGGAGCAAAGGCCGCCATGACGAGGCGCGTGCAGTGGCACACAAGTACATGGAGGCCGGCACCGACATGAACGACGTCGAGCACGAGCACGACCGCCCTGCGGGCAACTTCAAGATGCTGTTCTCACGCCGGTACTGGCGGGCCACTCTCTTCTGCTCGATGTTCTGGCTCTGCGCGGTCACTCCCTACTTCGCGATTGCCACCTTCGCCGAGAGTGTGCTGGAAGGGTATGGACTCGGCCACGGGCTCGCCGGCGGGGTCGGGCTCTCTGCGGTCGCCACCGCCGGCGTCGTCCTCACGGTCATCCTGATCGACCGGGCCGGCCGCCGCGTCCTGACCGTTCCACCGCAGTGGCTGTGCTTCGTGCTCCTGTTGATCATCGGCCTGTGGGTGGGTGCACCGGCCTGGGTTGTCCTGGCCTGCTTCCTGACCTTCTCGTTCTTCAATGCCGGATACAACACGCTGACCGGTATCTACCCTGGTGAGGTCTTCCCGACGGAGATCCGCGGGATCGGCACAGGGTTTGCGACCGCGGTCAGCCGGGTTGGAGCCGGTGCCGGAACATTCCTGCTGCCCTGGTCAATGGCAACCTACGGCACGCAGGTCACCATGCTGATGGCTGCCGGGCTTACCCTCATCGGTGCGATCCTGTCCCAGTGGCTGGCTCCCGAGACCAAAGGGAAATCCCTGACCGAGACAGCTGCGGGCTTCTCCCACTAAAAGGCCCGGCACCTGGTACTCCGACATCTTTCATGGACCATGTCCGCCATACAACCCGAAGTAGGTACCTATGCCGTTCGTACGGATCGATTATCCCGCCGGGAAGGAAAAAGGCTACCGGGAAGCGCTCAGTGATGCTGTTGCGACCGCGCTGACCGAAAGTCTCCACATTCCCTCCAACGACCGCTTTCAGGTCCTGACCGAGCACTCCAGAGGTGCCATTGTTGCAGATCAACGGCACCTGGAAATTGACGGGTCCGATCAAACCATCGTGGTTCAGGCGTTCATTAATGCCGGCCGCAGCACCGAACAGAAGTGTTCCTTCTACAAGGCGACCGCCAGCCACATCAGCCAATTGACCGGGAGCCGCAAGGAAGACATCATCATCAGCATCGTCGAAGTTAGAGGCGAAAACTGGTCTTTCGGAAACGGCGAAGCACAGTACGCCTAGGTTTGCCCTCCCTGCCAGTTCAGTTCCCGGTATCCAGCAGTGGCTGTCGGAGACACTCCGAGCGCGGCTTTCGAACCGCTTGAAAAAGCGAAAGCTGCCGTACAGCTCTAAGCAACAGAAAGTTGGACAAGATGACCCGTATTCATGATGTTGTCGTCATCGGGGCTGGCCCTGCAGGTCTGGCCCTGGCCTACGAACTCCGCGATTTGGATCTCGACATCCAAATCCTTGAAGCCGCCGATGAGATTGGCGGAAGGACACGCAGCGTTCAACTCGCCGGCGCGCCCGTCAATACAGGAGCAATGTTCATTTATCGCGGTACGAGGGCAGAATCGCTGGCGCGGGAACTAGAACAGGAAACCGCTCCCTTCCACCCCAAAACCTATGGCGTCCATATCGACGGCGTAACGTCTGTCGCTCGATCAACTGCAGAGGTCGTGAAACAGCTGCCGCTGTCTGCCGAATCCAAGTCGGCGCTGATTAGGTTCATGGATGACCTGGCAGATGAATATACCGAAAACGTCTCGGAAGGCACCATCACAGACAAGGCGTCCGCGTTGGTCAACGAAACCGTCGCGGCTCGACTTGAAGGGCTGCCTGGACCTGCCCGGAGCATTATTGAGGCCGCAGTTTGCGGCGGCTCGGTAGGGGACGCCGCCCAGCTCTCGGCAAAGTACGCCCTCCGGTACCTGGCCAGCTACATTGCCCACGAACAGGACAACAGGCTTTACCCCGTAAGCGGCATGCAGTCCCTTCCACACGCTCTCGCAGCTAACGTAGCGGAGACCACTACAATCACCACGGGATCCAGGGTCACCAGTGTCAGGGTATCCGGTGACCTGTTCGAAGTCGCTGCCAGCAGCGGAGGCGAAGAAAGGGTTCATCTCGCGCGCCACGTTGTGGCGACAGTACCTGCGCCTCAGCTTTCTCACCTTTGCCCGGGTCTGCCGCAGTGGAAGCTCAAGGCGCTACAGGAAGCGGCAACCCCCGGGAGCACAACTATCACCATCGCAGCCGATGTCCGCGGATTCCCGGAATTCATTCACTGGTCCTTCGTTTCCACAGTGGGGAAGCTGTTCGACGCCGTTCTTAACCCCCAGCCTGGTGTTCTGCCTAGCGACGGGATCATTCGGTTCACTTGCTATGGAAACTCTGCGGGCTTCCTCCCGGGCATCGAGGGGGACGAGGCGCGCATACAACTTTGGATCGACGACTTCCTGGACGTGGCACCGGCGCTTACCGGTCGTATTGTGGGAGCCGAGGTGGCCACATGGGAACACTGCTTCGCAGTGCTGTCACCCGGACGCAACGATGCCTTGCCAGAGCTTCAGCGAAGCGTCGGCAACCTACACTTTGCCAGCGACTACACCTCCGAAACGGCAGGCTCACACGGCGCATATGAGGAAGCACGCCGGGTGGCGGAAAAACTGCGGCGCGTTTTTCAGGAGCAGGCCGGGAAGCCGCCAGCCAATCGATCACTGGCGCATGGATGAGACATCAAAATCATTGCGGCGCGGTACCGATCCCAACTAGCAGCTGAGAACAACGGCCATTCATACTGCATCGAGTGCGGAGGCTGACTCGGAATTCGGTCAGGATGATGTTGCGGGGCCTGCGGCGCTGGTAGGGACCTGCGTCGGTCGGGGAAACCTGGCTGACCAGAGGGATACAGAGGACTAGGGGGTACTTTGTTCCGCCAGCCGTGCCTTGATCCGCTCGCTGGCGTTGACAAGGGAGGCTTCGTTCACCGCGGCGGCGGCGCTCGGATCCCTGTTCCGTGTTGCAGTGATCAGGTCCTGCTGGTAGCGCCACAGCGAGTCATCCTCCGCTGCGTCCAGGGAACCCTGGGCGCCGACAATCTTGTAGGCTCTGCACTGCTGCCATAGTGTCCGGATCATCTGGAGCAGCACCGGGTTACCTCCGGCTTGGTAAAGAATGGCCAGCATCGCCTCGTCGTGATCCAGCAGGGCAATTGCCCGGCCTTCGTCAATCGCCTTCCGCATCAGGTCGTATTCGGACTGCATTCTGCTGCAATCTTCGGCGGTGGCATTTCCTGCGCCCAGGCGCGCGGCCTCCGTTTCCAGGAGTCGGCGAACGTTGTAGACGTGGATCAACTCCTGAAGCGTTAGGCTCTTCACCACAGCACCCTTGTGCGGCTGGCGCACGGCCAGCCCTGCCTCCTCCAGCCGCCGGATCGCCTCGCGTACGGGCGTCACGCTGGTTCCCACCAGCTCGGCGAGGTCGTGTACCTTCAGTCGCGAGCCAGCCGGCAGCTCACCGCTTAGGATCGCGGCATGAATCATTGCGTAGACCCGGTTGGTAAGGAGGGTGGGCTCGACGCGTTGGGATGTGACCACAGATCAAATATACGGTTGTACCTGCAGGGCTCCTCCCGGGGCTCACCGGCGGGGACGTCAGCTCCAGGAAAACTTCGCACCAGGGGTGCTCGCGGTAACTGCTAGTCCGCGTCGTACGTGTTGGCGATGTAGACGTCGCAGTGCGCGTTATGCGCCACGCTGTTGGCGACGCTGCCCAAGACACGTCCGATCCCGTGCATCCTGCGGTTGCCAACCACGATAATGCGTGCCTCTTTGCGGTTTGCTTCCCTGATAAGGGCGTCCGCTGGCCGGCCGGAAACTGCGGAGTAGGTGATCTTGATGTCTCCGCCCAAGGTGTCTGCAACGGTCCTGGCGACGTGTTCTGCCTTGTCGGCGTCGGAGACGATCCATTTGTCACTACCGCTGCCGAATATCCCGGAACGGTCAGCGTCGAAGGCTGACACCACGTGGAGTGTCGCGCTAAGTGCCGTGGCCAGATCCCTTGCAGCCTCTGCGGCTTTTCTGGCCGTGTCGCTGCCATCAACGCCTACAACAATGATTCCACTCACGATCCTGCTCCCTTGCTTGGTTCTGCGACACCGGCTGTAACCTGCATCGTCCGCTCCTTTAATGTTGCTGTTTCACCATCAGGGCGACGCCGGATAGGCTATCCGGCGTCGCCCTGATGCAAGAACGATGCTCCGAGTCAGAGCTCGTTGGGTGCGCCCGGCTCGCCGACTGCGGGGTCCATTCCGTACTTCTCGAGGATCTCCTTGATGGTGCCGTCTTCGCGGAGCTTTTCGATGTTCTCGTCCAGCGCTTTGCCGAACGTGTCGTTCTCGAGGCTGGACGGCAGCATCACCTGGCCCACTGCAGCGAACTCGGGGACATTCGGGTTGGGCGTGACATTGATTACCTGGGCGCCTTCGATCGGGGCGTCCTTAAACCGGTGCGTGGCAGAGGCGGCGGATGCAACGATGGCATCGATGCGGCCGGCCTTGAGATCTCCGTAGATGGATTCTTCGTCCTGGTAGATCTTGAAGTTGTTTCCAAGCCACTGCTGCAGACTGTTGTTGTAGAGGTTGCCGGCGACCGAACCGACCACGTTGCCCTCAAGGTTGTCGCTGGTGATGCCCTTGGTCGAGATGATCGCCTGGGGATCGTTCCACAGGGGCGTGCTCATGTAGACGATCTTCGCCCGCTCTTTGGTGCGCAGCCAGCTTCCCGAGCCTATGTCGGCGCGTCCGGACTGCACTGATGGGATGACCGCTCCTGCACCACCGGAGGTGGTCACCGTGACCTCGAGGCATTCGAGTTTGGCGATCTCGTTGATCAGGTCACCCTCCATGCCGGTCACGTTATCGCCTTCCAGGATCGTGGCGGGTGCATAGTCGTAGCTGGCGACTGTGAGCTCGCCAGGGGTGATTGTCTGGAGGTCATTATGTGCCGGGGTGCAGTCGGTTGCGGTCCCTGCGGTGTCGTTGCCGCCGCAGGCGGTGAGGGAGATGGCGAGCATGCCGGCGGCGGTGCCGGCGGAAAGCGCGCGTACGAGAGTACGAGGATTTCGTGACATGGTTTTTTCTTTCTTTGCTGGGCGGTGGTGGAGGGGCGGAGTGCCCGGAACGGTGGAATGGTGGTTGGGTTCAGTTGCGTTGCAGGTGGCGACTGAGGCGCCGTTCCAGCACCCGGACGAGGCCAAGGAAGACGAGGGTGATGGATCCGTAGATCACTGCAGTGAGCATGTAGACGCTGAGGTATTCGAAGCTGATGGATGCGATCTCGAAGCTCTTGGACATAAGTTCCGGCACGGCGATCACGAACGCGAGTGCACTGGCCTGGAACACGAGGACGGCGAGTCCGGCTAACGGCGGGGTGGAGATCCGCAGGGCCTGCGGCAGGATGACGATACGGAACCCTGTCCAGCCGCTGAGCCCGGAGGTGAGTGCCGCTTCTTTCTGCCCCAGCGGTACTGCGGCAAGTCCAGCGCGGAAGTACTCCGACGCGTAGGCGCCGGCGTTCCAACTCAACGCGATGATTGCTGTAGTCAAGGACGTTAGGGTGATCCCCGCATCAGGAAGGCTGAAGTACAGCAAATACAACAGCACCAGAGCCGGCAGTCCCCGCCCGACCTCCACGAACAGGAACGAGATCCATTGCAGGGGTGCGAGTTTTGCCGCCGCCATTACGGCGAAGAGCAGGCCGAGCGGGAATCCGATCAGCAACGCGAGTCCGGTTAGCTGAAGGCTGACAACCAGTCCTGGAGCGAGGTTCGGCAACCATCCAAGCCACTGGGTAAGCATGTCCATCACGCCACTCCAATCTTCTTGCGCAGCACGAGGTCCGTCCGCCTTGCGACGACGGCGATAATGAGGCTGATCACGATGTAGAGCGCCCCGGCGGTGATGAACGAGAGAAGGCCTTCATGCGTCTGCCTCGCGCTTTGCTGGGCATAGTAGGTGATCTCACGTACCCCGATCGTGGATGCCAGGGCGGAATCTTTCAGAAGCCCGATGCCGTAAGTGGCGATCGAGGGCAGCGCGACACGGAACGCCTGCGGGGTAATGATGTGGCCTACGGTGGTTATCGTGCCCAGCCCGAGCGCGTGGGCGGCTTCGCGTTGGCCCTCGGGGATGCTGAGCAGTCCCGAGCGGTAAATCTCGGCCATGAACGCTGAGGCGATGATGGAGAACCCGATGATCGCGGCCTGGATCGTTGACAGCCGCAGCGCGTACTGGGGCAAGCCGAAGTAGATCAGGAACAGCCACGTGATCGGCGGGATAACGCGTACCACATTGATGTAAAGGGTAGCGATGCCCCGAATGATCGCGAACGGTGAACGCGCGGCCCCGACGAGCACCAAGCCGATGATGCCTCCATACAGGAGCGCGGAGCCCGTTACGTAGAGCGTGAGTCCAACACCCTGGGCAATCGCTGGCAAGAGTTCCAAAATCATCGCCGTCTCACCTGTCCAGTACGGCTTTGAGAAACTGCCGGGTGCGTTCGTTCTGCGGCTCCGACATCACCTGCTGACTGGGACCGATCTCCAACACGCCGCCATTGCCCATGACCATGATGCGGTCCGAGACGTCACGCGCGAAGTGCATTTCGTGGGTGACCACCAGCATGGTCATGCCCTCGTCGGCCAGGTCGCGCATGACCGCGAGAACCTCGAGGCCGATCTCGGGATCGAGGGCGGATGTCGGCTCGTCGAAGAGCATGATCTTCGGCGAGAGGGCGAGAGCGCGCGCGATGGCAATGCGCTGTTGCTGCCCTCCCGAGAGGCGGGCCGGATACGCCTTGGCCTTTTCAGGCAGGCCCACCCGCTTGAGCAGCTTCTCCGCGACTTCCTGCGCCTGCTCCTTGCTTGCACCCAATACTTTTCGCTGTGGCAGGGTGATGTTCTCCATCACGGTGAGGTGAGGGAACAGGTTGAAGCTTTGGAAGACCATTCCGGTGACGCGCCGAAGGTGGTCCAGGCTCGCCTTGTCCGGCAGCTTCCCGCCAGCAACGACGTGGGCCCCACCAATCGAGATAGTTCCCTCTGTTGGAGTCTCCAGGTAGTTCAAGCATCGCAGGAAGGTGCTCTTGCCCGCCCCAGACGGCCCGATGACCGAGACTACTTCGCCCTCGTTCATCACCAGATTCACGTCAGACAACACACGGTGGGCTCCGTAACTCTTGCCGAGCCCGGAGACCACGACGTCCCCCGAGAGCGCGATTGGGGGAGCTTTAGTGCCAAAACTTAAGCCCATTTTTCGTTTCCTTCGGGTAGTCGGACGCATCAGCCCGAGATCGGACTGAGAACGTGCGTCACAATGTTTACTAATCCATGCAGGTCGACGCAGCTGGTGTCATCAGATACCACCCGTCAAACGCGAGCTGCTCATCGCCATTTACGGTGGGTGGACCGCAGGGCCGCGCTACTTGTACTGCGCCGGAACAAGATGTGAATTACCCCACACCATGTGCCTTCCATCACTCTAGTCGGCGGCGGGTTCGCTGTCTAGATCTGTGATCACATATTTCTGTTTCCTGAGGAGTGCCGGTCCGCAGGGCCCTTCCTGAAGATGGTGTGGCGCACCTGCTGGTCTTCATGCCGATCCCGCAGCCACGGCATGGCGGCTTTCGGAACACCACCTTCTGTGTGCTGGACCAGGGCCCCGGTGCATACAAAGGATGGAAAAGACCCTCACACCCGAGGGCAGTGCCCAGCAAGGGCGATGCCTTCCCTTTGGCGTTCCCGAATGGCAGAGCAGGCGAATTCAGCGAAGGCCTCCATGACGGAGAGCATGAGGTAGGTCAATGTGGGAGTCCCCGCGGGGAAGAAAAGGCTCTCTTAGATGATCTACACAGCGCGGCTTTGCGTGAGACGTTGGGCGAGGGCGCCCAAGTCGTCGGGCGTATGACGGGCCTGTCCCTGCTGTACTCCGCGACGACTACCCCGTGGCGCGCTAACCACAGCAGTTCCGTGAGTTGCGCGGCAGGTCGGGGCAACTGCGCCTGTTCACCTGGAGCCCAACGCTGGCGGTTTGGTTTCCCGACGGACCTCTAGGATCCCGGGCGCGACCAGGCACGGCACCACAGATCCGGATGGCCACTAGGGGAACAAAGGTCCCGCAGCGGTGGTTGCTGCTTTGCAGGGAGCAGGGCAGCCTTGATAATCAGCGGAGCAGGGTCGGAGGAACCGGTCCTGCTGTCGCTGGGTGTACCACGGGCCGGGCTTCCACTTGCGGTGCCCGCCCCTGCGCCATCATGCCACCGTCGATATTGAAGATCTGCCCCGTCACGTACGCTGATTCTGCGGAAGCCAGGAAGATAACTGCAGCAGCAACATCCTCCGGTGTACCGGGACGGCCCATGGGAATCTGGGCGGCGCGGAGGTGCTCTTTGCCTTTTGGCGCGGGCGGCTCCCCGTCGACGGCGATCGCGCCGGGGCGCAGGGCATTGACGCGGATGTTCCAGGGGGCGAGGTCCACAGCTACAGCCCGGGTGAATGATTCCATTGCGCCTTTGACGGAGTCGTAAGGGATGCTGTTGCGGTGTGCGCGTTCGGCTCCGATTGAGCTGATGTTGATGATGGAGCCTTTTCGGCCGCTGGTGGCAAGCCCTCGCGCGGCCCGTTGGGTGCAACCGTAGAGCATGTTTAGATTCCTGCTCACGAAGACTTCCCAGTCGGACGGCTCTACAGACAGGAAGTTGTCCCAGACCGTCTGGCCGATGCGGGCGTAGGCGTTGTTTACCAGGACGTCTACAACGCCGAGCGTATTTTCGGTCTGGGCGAAAATCTGGTCCACTTGGGCGAAGTCGGACATATCGCCGACGGCCGGTTGCGCGTCCACCCCGACGTCCCGCAGCTCGCTAACGACAGCTGCTGCGGCCGTTGCATCGACATCGTTAACTGCAACGCGGGCACCCTCCGATCCGCACCGCAGGGCAATGGCTCGTCCGATATTGCGGCCGGCCCCTGTAACCAACACGGTCCGGCCGGTAAGGGCACGATTGCCGGTCGTAACTGCGGGGGATACCCAGCTGGTAGTTGCTTGATCGTGGTTCATGCCGTCTCTTTCAGGGCAATCAGGGTGACCGGGACTTGCTTTAGGCTTGCCGTCCAACGACGCCTGTGATCACCTCTGCAGAATGGTGCTGTGAAGCGTTGGATTGTGTTGCCGTGACTCAAACGAGGGGTCCACTTAGTGTGACACCAGGCGTTTTTCAAGGCGTCGGCGGGCACTGGCAAGGGACTGCTTGGTTAATTTTGTAGCTGCCTTGACATCCCTTGCCCGGGCAGCATCGAGGATAGCTGGCTGCGGGGTCCAAAGACTGGCATCGTCGTGATCGATGGCCTCCGTGGCACCGATGACCTTATAGGGCCGGCATTGCAGCCAGAGGCTTTCTATGACGTCCATCAGTACCGGATTACCGCCGGCTGAGTACAGGGTCCGGAGCAGGTCTTCGTCATCGTCCAAGGCATCCCAGACGCGGCGTTCAGCGACCGCTTTTTGCATCCGGGCGCAAGCTGCCTCCATGCGGGTGAGGTCAGCGTCCGTGACCTTGGCGGCTCCCCGGCGCGCGGCTTCGATTTCCAGGGTGGCTCTGACTTCGTAAATGTGGATCAGTTCTTCTACGGTGAATTGACGAACAATTGCCCCCCGATGGGCCGCTACCCGCGTGGCGAGTCCCGTCTCTTCCAGCTTACGAATGGCCTCCCGGACAGGCATCACGCTGGTACCGACCATAGCTGCAACATCCCGAACCCTCAGCGGAGAGCCTCCGGCCAGTTCCCCGGTGAGGATAGCGGTCCGTAGTGCCTCGTAGACCTGATCCGCGACCAGGGCGGGAGTGACAGCGAGAGCTGGAGAAGATTGCAAGGCGGACATCGGTGCAGACGTCTTGGTCTCCGGGTGCTGTGGAGCTTCCGCAATTTTTCCTGGCATGGGAGAATCCTAATTCGAATCCGCGGTTGGATGCGCAGCCGCCCACAGGCAGCCTGGCACCGGGCCGGAGGGCTGTCGCTGGATTGCCCGTTGTGCTGCTGGAGCCCTGAACCAAGCCGCCACCGCCCAGCGGCTGGCAGCTCCCGGGTGGAGGCGCCTTGTCCGATCCGTTCTTTCCTTCTCCCCGGGCCTTCGACGCATGGGAACCGGCGCCGAGGATCAGCCGGGTGAATCGACCTTGCTGAGGTCCAGAGCCGCTTCACATGTGGAGTATATGAACTGCGTACGAGCGTCGTCAGTCCCGGCCCGTTCAAGGGGAACCATCGTGGTGACTACGCCGGCGAGGCCGCCCGTTTCGTTGAAAACGGGAGCGCTGACGCCCCAGATTCCCGGTGCGAGGGCCCCGGAGCTGGTTGAATAACCGCGTTCACGGATGTTCTCCAGGTCAGCTCGGATGGCACCCTCCTCGTCCTTTGTCAAAAACTGTGCTGCGAACATCTCACTAACTTCCTCGTCTGGCAGAAACGCAAGGATGGCGCGGGCGCTGGCCCCGTGCAACAGCGGGCGCGAGCGTCCCGCGGCATAGCTGCAGCTAAGGATATGCTCGCTCTCTACGGATTCAACGCAGAGAGCTTCGCCGCCGCTCTGAACCAGGTAGGCAGCCAACTCTCCGGTCTCTTGAGAGAGCTGTTCAAGTCGTTGCCGCACAACTCCCTGTGCCAACGCTTCCTGGCGGTAGTTGTCAGCCAAGCGCACAACTTCCGGGCCGGCGGAATAGCGTCCTATTACTTGACTCTCAACTACGAAGCCGGCCTGCAGCAGAGTTTGGAGGTGTCTGTAGACAGTGGAGGCAGGGATCCGGAGTAGGCCCGCGATCTGGGAGCTGCTGAGGCTCCGGTGGCGGGCAAACAGCAGCAGGATGGACATCGCTACCCCGCGCTCATCCCGCTTCTTCAGGGACGCTGCGGCTGCAGCCTGGCTTGAGGCTGCCATGATACGGGAAAGGGTTCGCTTCTTCATGGAAAACTTCCGAGGCTGGGTGGAAGACCGGAGAGGGGAGCAGCCGCCGCCTGAGCAGAAATCAGGCGGCGGCTGCTGGAGGCCGTTCGGATCATTGCGAGGGAGTCCGACGGCGGTTGGAAGGCCGAGTGGGCAGGTGCCCACCCGACCTTCCAGTGGAGGCGCTGTACCGCACGCCTTCTTGTCGGGACGGGTCCCGCTTACTGGGCCAGGTA
The window above is part of the Pseudarthrobacter sp. NS4 genome. Proteins encoded here:
- a CDS encoding sugar porter family MFS transporter yields the protein MSSIKTTTPATDDAATMTFKRRFLTKLTAVLVGGMFLDGYILGIIGTVIGTIATELSFTPMWEGLIVASSLLGILVGSPIGGWLGDKFGRKPLFMIDMGIFVVGSVLQFFVHDPGQLFVVRLLMGIAVGVEYSVGWPLMSEFAPARLRGRLMGLTLVAFYVGFMVAFIVGYVLTTAVSVDWRIILGSSTLPAVILFFARFGLPESPRWLWSKGRHDEARAVAHKYMEAGTDMNDVEHEHDRPAGNFKMLFSRRYWRATLFCSMFWLCAVTPYFAIATFAESVLEGYGLGHGLAGGVGLSAVATAGVVLTVILIDRAGRRVLTVPPQWLCFVLLLIIGLWVGAPAWVVLACFLTFSFFNAGYNTLTGIYPGEVFPTEIRGIGTGFATAVSRVGAGAGTFLLPWSMATYGTQVTMLMAAGLTLIGAILSQWLAPETKGKSLTETAAGFSH
- a CDS encoding tautomerase family protein; this encodes MPFVRIDYPAGKEKGYREALSDAVATALTESLHIPSNDRFQVLTEHSRGAIVADQRHLEIDGSDQTIVVQAFINAGRSTEQKCSFYKATASHISQLTGSRKEDIIISIVEVRGENWSFGNGEAQYA
- a CDS encoding flavin monoamine oxidase family protein, with the protein product MTRIHDVVVIGAGPAGLALAYELRDLDLDIQILEAADEIGGRTRSVQLAGAPVNTGAMFIYRGTRAESLARELEQETAPFHPKTYGVHIDGVTSVARSTAEVVKQLPLSAESKSALIRFMDDLADEYTENVSEGTITDKASALVNETVAARLEGLPGPARSIIEAAVCGGSVGDAAQLSAKYALRYLASYIAHEQDNRLYPVSGMQSLPHALAANVAETTTITTGSRVTSVRVSGDLFEVAASSGGEERVHLARHVVATVPAPQLSHLCPGLPQWKLKALQEAATPGSTTITIAADVRGFPEFIHWSFVSTVGKLFDAVLNPQPGVLPSDGIIRFTCYGNSAGFLPGIEGDEARIQLWIDDFLDVAPALTGRIVGAEVATWEHCFAVLSPGRNDALPELQRSVGNLHFASDYTSETAGSHGAYEEARRVAEKLRRVFQEQAGKPPANRSLAHG
- a CDS encoding GntR family transcriptional regulator; protein product: MVTSQRVEPTLLTNRVYAMIHAAILSGELPAGSRLKVHDLAELVGTSVTPVREAIRRLEEAGLAVRQPHKGAVVKSLTLQELIHVYNVRRLLETEAARLGAGNATAEDCSRMQSEYDLMRKAIDEGRAIALLDHDEAMLAILYQAGGNPVLLQMIRTLWQQCRAYKIVGAQGSLDAAEDDSLWRYQQDLITATRNRDPSAAAAVNEASLVNASERIKARLAEQSTP
- a CDS encoding universal stress protein produces the protein MSGIIVVGVDGSDTARKAAEAARDLATALSATLHVVSAFDADRSGIFGSGSDKWIVSDADKAEHVARTVADTLGGDIKITYSAVSGRPADALIREANRKEARIIVVGNRRMHGIGRVLGSVANSVAHNAHCDVYIANTYDAD
- a CDS encoding substrate-binding periplasmic protein, which encodes MSRNPRTLVRALSAGTAAGMLAISLTACGGNDTAGTATDCTPAHNDLQTITPGELTVASYDYAPATILEGDNVTGMEGDLINEIAKLECLEVTVTTSGGAGAVIPSVQSGRADIGSGSWLRTKERAKIVYMSTPLWNDPQAIISTKGITSDNLEGNVVGSVAGNLYNNSLQQWLGNNFKIYQDEESIYGDLKAGRIDAIVASAASATHRFKDAPIEGAQVINVTPNPNVPEFAAVGQVMLPSSLENDTFGKALDENIEKLREDGTIKEILEKYGMDPAVGEPGAPNEL
- a CDS encoding amino acid ABC transporter permease, translated to MDMLTQWLGWLPNLAPGLVVSLQLTGLALLIGFPLGLLFAVMAAAKLAPLQWISFLFVEVGRGLPALVLLYLLYFSLPDAGITLTSLTTAIIALSWNAGAYASEYFRAGLAAVPLGQKEAALTSGLSGWTGFRIVILPQALRISTPPLAGLAVLVFQASALAFVIAVPELMSKSFEIASISFEYLSVYMLTAVIYGSITLVFLGLVRVLERRLSRHLQRN
- a CDS encoding amino acid ABC transporter permease, whose amino-acid sequence is MELLPAIAQGVGLTLYVTGSALLYGGIIGLVLVGAARSPFAIIRGIATLYINVVRVIPPITWLFLIYFGLPQYALRLSTIQAAIIGFSIIASAFMAEIYRSGLLSIPEGQREAAHALGLGTITTVGHIITPQAFRVALPSIATYGIGLLKDSALASTIGVREITYYAQQSARQTHEGLLSFITAGALYIVISLIIAVVARRTDLVLRKKIGVA